Genomic DNA from Pelosinus sp. IPA-1:
TGAAAGAAATTTTCTATGTTGGTTGTTTATGGGGAATTTTTTGGGTCTATTGGATAATTGCCGGAATAAGGATTCGATGGAGTGTAAAAAGTGAAAATGCAGGGCAAAAAGGTATTTCGAGATTTTTGCACTTGTTTTTTGTGGTACTAGCATTTTGGCTATCATTATCAAATTATAATAATCTAATATTGTGGAAAATAATTATTATTCAAGGACAGCATATAAAAGTCATTGGTTTGTTACTTCTGACTTTATTCCTTGCATTTTCAATTTGGGCCAGAATAATATTAGGTAGAAATTGGAGTGGGGCAATACAGAAGGTACAAGGGCAGCGTCTTGTAACGAAAGGTCCCTATAAATATATTCGAAATCCAATATATACTGGAATTATTGGGGGATTTATCGGAACATTTATTACAATTGGCACTTTAGCTTCATTCATAGGAATGTTACTTAGTGTAGCG
This window encodes:
- a CDS encoding isoprenylcysteine carboxylmethyltransferase family protein, with translation MKEIFYVGCLWGIFWVYWIIAGIRIRWSVKSENAGQKGISRFLHLFFVVLAFWLSLSNYNNLILWKIIIIQGQHIKVIGLLLLTLFLAFSIWARIILGRNWSGAIQKVQGQRLVTKGPYKYIRNPIYTGIIGGFIGTFITIGTLASFIGMLLSVAIYILKIIKEENFLVDTFGNEYVEYKKRTWALIPLIF